The following proteins are co-located in the Microplitis demolitor isolate Queensland-Clemson2020A chromosome 5, iyMicDemo2.1a, whole genome shotgun sequence genome:
- the LOC103575840 gene encoding uncharacterized protein LOC103575840, producing MNDLSIKVSIHFPTERDAEIAYQVLKVDSEPKRSGVLKTLVVNSNILNVNFIGKELRKIRVALTSFFDSLTLVTETMKEFDSRKSNYSYY from the exons ATGAATGATTTGTCAAT AAAAGTATCTATACATTTTCCAACTGAACGAGATGCTGAAATAGCTTATCAAGTATTGAAAGTTGACAGTGAACCCAAAAGAAGCGGTGTCTTAAAAACTTTAGTAGTAAacagtaatattttaaacgt gaaTTTCATTGGCAAAGAACTTAGAAAAATAAGAGTTGCCttaacatcattttttgatagtCTTACATTAGTAACTGAAACTATGAAGGAATTTGATTCTCGAAAAAGTAATTacagttattattaa
- the LOC103575842 gene encoding phosphatidylinositol N-acetylglucosaminyltransferase subunit P has translation MTDHTPAPYRPRSVYGYALYIGSNIVFFLYIIWAVVPDEILHEKLGLTYWPLKYWAVAIPIWVLTAIAVFAFIIYPAMNLLMTPDINDVRTIRDQYSLVQNENVPGSIPPVSDIPITDVCKKLYLKQ, from the coding sequence atgacTGATCATACACCAGCTCCATATAGACCAAGATCAGTATATGGATACGCTTTGTATATTGGATCAaacattgtattttttttatacattatttGGGCTGTGGTACCAGACGAAATTTTACATGAGAAATTAGGACTTACGTACTGGCCACTTAAATATTGGGCAGTAGCCATTCCAATATGGGTATTAACTGCAATCGCAGTATttgcttttataatttacccagctatgaatttattgatgacACCAGATATTAATGATGTAAGAACAATTAGAGACCAATATTCTCTTgtacaaaatgaaaatgttCCAGGAAGTATCCCACCTGTTTCGGATATTCCTATTACTGATGTATGTAagaaattgtatttaaaacaataa
- the LOC103575838 gene encoding nonsense-mediated mRNA decay factor SMG9: protein MNSRKITTVITKDYDTKETDNRPVIKVADRPTFILKTREGESRAVSPSQRNGAKKETDASASTSSKTSETRLLMTLPQEMTSSIKFMDENMQLYENVLEELIDQQDFLVVGILGPQGVGKSTILSLLTSNYGSELFPVQNLSHHKNGLNCTSGIDFYVTKNRVIYLDTQPILSSSVITSTSSTLEHYVNSEYNLEIQSLQFTAFLYSVCHVIIFVQDWFVDPNLIRFIQTAEMLKPSSTSNLDQDYVEYYPHLLFLHNKAEIYDFMPDTLQTMTNFYDKVFTRSRLQTHSGLNMNSCSSNEQLNLFLIPVINSQNEPISHENEKELIQKLRNKIHGISRNPLTPSALTEKNWYHYASKVVDAIKKSHLSSEYGRLLP, encoded by the exons atGAATTCCCGAAAAATTACAACAGTTATAACAAAAGACTATGATACGAAAGAAACAGACAACAGACCAGTAATAAAAGTTGCAGATCGTCcaacttttatattaaaaacacGAGAAGGTGAAAGTAGAGCAGTATCTCCAAGTCAACGTAATGGAGCAAa aaaggAAACTGATGCTTCTGCAAGTACATCTTCAAAGACATCCGAAA CACGATTATTAATGACGTTACCCCAAGAAATGACAagtagtataaaatttatggatGAAAACATGCAACTCTATGAAAATGTACTAGAAGAATTAATTGATCAACAAGATTTCTTGGTTGTTGGAATTTTAGGACCTCAAGGAGTTGGAAAGTCGACAATTTTATCACTTCTTACTTCAAATTATGG ATCCGAATTATTTCCTGTTCAAAATTTATCCCACCATAAAAATGGATTAAATTGTACGAGTGGAATTGATTTTTATGTAACAAAAAATCGTGTGATTTATTTAGATACTCAACCAATTCTCTCAAGCTCAGTAATAACGTCGACATCATCAACATTAGAACATTATGTTAACTCAGAATATAATTTAGAGATACAATCATTACAATTCACGGCTTTTTTATATTCTGTTTGTCATGTTATTATCTTTGTTCAGGATTGGTTTGTCGATCCCAATTTAATAAG aTTTATTCAAACTGCCGAAATGTTAAAACCATCGTCAACATCAAATTTAGATCAAGATTATGTTGAATATTATCCTCATCTACTGTTTCTACACAATAAAGCAGAAATCTATGATTTTATGCCAGATACTCTACAGACAATGACG aatttttatgataaagttTTTACACGATCTAGATTACAAACGCATAGTGGACTGAACATGAATTCATGCTCATCAAATGAACAACTTAACTTATTTCTTATTCCTGTAATTAATTCACAAA ATGAACCAATCAGccatgaaaatgaaaaagaattgatacaaaaattacgaaataaaattcatggaATTTCACGTAATCCATTAACTCCATCAGCACTAacggaaaaaaattg gtaTCATTATGCTTCTAAAGTCGTGGatgccataaaaaaaagtcatctaTCCTCAGAATATGGAAGATTACTTCCCTaa
- the LOC103575839 gene encoding protein Dr1, which translates to MASAAMPPAEDDELTLPRASINKMIKEILPHVRVANESRELILNCCTEFIHLLSSEANEICNQQQKKTINAEHVLQALEKLGFGDYVGEAESVLRDCKAVAAKRRRQSTRLENLGIPEEELLRQQQELFAKAREEQAIAEQQQWQQLQAGVAQMASMQQVDSEQEDYS; encoded by the coding sequence ATGGCCTCAGCTGCAATGCCTCCAGCAGAAGATGACGAGTTGACGTTACCACGAGCATCAATaaacaaaatgataaaagaaattttgccTCATGTAAGAGTGGCAAATGAATCACGTGAATTAATTCTCAATTGTTGTACGGAATTTATCCACTTATTGTCATCAGAAGCAAATGAAATTTGCAATCAGCAacaaaagaaaacaataaatgCTGAACATGTACTTCAAGCACTCGAAAAACTTGGGTTTGGTGACTACGTTGGTGAAGCTGAATCTGTACTAAGAGATTGTAAAGCAGTAGCTGCTAAAAGAAGACGTCAAAGTACAAGATTAGAGAATTTGGGTATACCAGAAGAAGAATTGCTACGCCAGCAACAAGAACTATTTGCTAAAGCAAGAGAAGAACAAGCTATTGCTGAACAACAGCAATGGCAACAATTGCAAGCTGGAGTTGCTCAAATGGCCTCAATGCAACAAGTTGATAGCGAACAGGAAGattattcttaa
- the LOC103575837 gene encoding protein Asterix, which produces MINSSDPRRPDKEIRYKPSVVNSQVQPGDDLTPDYMNILGMIFSMCGLMMRLKWCAWVALYCSCISFANSRVSDDTKQILSSFMLSISAVVMSYLQNPQPMTPPWASVIQ; this is translated from the coding sequence ATGATTAATTCATCGGATCCACGACGTCCCGATAAAGAAATTCGATACAAGCCATCAGTAGTAAATAGCCAGGTTCAACCAGGTGATGATTTAACACCAGATTACATGAATATTTTAGGAATGATATTTAGTATGTGCGGACTTATGATGAGACTAAAATGGTGTGCATGGGTTGCATTGTATTGTTCTTGCATCAGTTTTGCAAATTCACGAGTTAGTGATGATACCAAACAAATTTTAAGCAGTTTTATGTTATCTATATCCGCTGTAGTGATGTCATATTTACAAAATCCACAACCTATGACACCACCATGGGCTTCTGTAAtccaatga